The Bemisia tabaci chromosome 8, PGI_BMITA_v3 genome has a segment encoding these proteins:
- the LOC109032534 gene encoding facilitated trehalose transporter Tret1 isoform X2 gives MGWPAPTLKKLRAADTPIRLSVLEESWVVNALYLTTMVSPFMCGALMNSFGRKITLLGLTVFPTLSWILVFFSRSGAMLIAARFLAGFWVGGCSTVVPIYVAEIAEPAVRGIVGTFAVVSTMLGIISAYVIGPCVSVYTMAAVNVVTPVLFFALFSLCPESPYFFVMRDQHVAAAAALTWLRARDSVTSELAAIQGSVERDAQTRQGCFRKLFSLVSVSANRKAFVTVEFLMVLQRMSGFSCLMAYSSVILPSKVGPFTSDNCTLIMGIVWLGSALICSVLVDRVGRKPLLYFSSIGIFVSMLPTSLWYYLDRETSTDVSGANWVPLTGVLIFGLTFTMGLGAIPSIYQGEMFSSSLKGIGSALTVGVCAGSSALSVSVFAVLVKFVGLYAPFLLFAAVGPATFLFVYYFVMETKGKSLQAIQDELRGEELDR, from the exons ATGGGCTGGCCGGCGCCGACACTCAAAAAACTGCGAGCCGCGGACACGCCGATCCGGTTGTCCGTCTTGGAGGAGTCCTGGGTGGTAAACGCCCTCTACTTGACCACCATGGTGAGCCCGTTCATGTGCGGCGCCCTCATGAACTCCTTCGGCcggaaaatcaccctcctcGGGCTCACGGTTTTCCCGACCCTCTCCTGGATCCTCGTCTTCTTCAGCCGGTCGGGCGCCATGCTCATCGCGGCTCGCTTCCTCGCCGGATTCTGGGTTGGCGGCTGCTCTACTGTCGTCCCTATCTACGTCGCTGAGATCGCCGAACCGGCGGTCCGTGGCATTGTCGGAACTTTTGCCGTG GTAAGCACGATGCTGGGCATCATATCCGCCTACGTCATCGGTCCCTGCGTCTCCGTGTACACGATGGCCGCCGTCAACGTCGTCACTCCGGTGCTCTTCTTCGCTCTCTTCTCCCTCTGCCCGGAGTCGCCGTATTTCTTCGTCATGCGGGACCAGCACGTGGCCGCTGCCGCCGCCTTGACGTGGCTCCGGGCCAGGGACTCCGTCACGTCGGAACTGGCCGCCATCCAGGGCTCCGTTGAGAGGGACGCGCAGACCCGGCAGGGATGCTTCCGCAAGCTCTTCAGCCTCGTCTCCGTTTCCGCCAATCGCAAGGCTTTCGTCACCGTTGAGTTCTTGATGGTGTTGCAGAG AATGTCCGGCTTCAGCTGCCTGATGGCCTACTCCTCCGTCATCCTCCCCTCCAAAGTGGGCCCCTTCACATCAGACAACTGCACCCTGATCATGGGGATCGTTTGGCTGGGCTCAGCCCTGATCTGCTCCGTCCTCGTCGACAGGGTCGGCCGCAAGCCTCTCCTATACTTCTCCAGCATCGGGATATTCGTATCGATGCTCCCCACATCCCTGTGGTACTATCTCGACCGAGAGACCTCGACGGACGTCTCAGGGGCGAACTGGGTCCCTTTGACGGGCGTCCTGATCTTCGGCCTCACTTTCACGATGGGACTCGGCGCCATCCCTTCGATTTACCAGGGGGAGATGTTCTCCAGTAGCCTCAAAGGGATAGGCTCTGCCTTGACGGTGGGCGTCTGTGCTGGATCCTCGGCGTTGAGTGTTTCCGTGTTCGCGGTTTTGGTGAAATTCGTCGGGCTGTACGCGCCGTTTCTCCTTTTCGCCGCCGTTGGCCCGGCTACGTTTTTATTCGTGTACTATTTTGTGATGGAAACGAAGGGAAAATCTTTACAGGCGATTCAGGATGAACTGAGGGGTGAAGAATTGGATCGATGA
- the LOC140225302 gene encoding cytochrome P450 4C1-like, giving the protein MFLLSPLLLFTLMIVLTSHLIIATWKKRHLFKFSFQLPGPPALPIVGNGLEFIGTPDEVFKNIEKNMDSFPSPFRFWVGSKLFVIIAEPEDLQIVLNNSRSLQKDEMYKFFKNTVGEGLFSAPVDKWRRHRRILNPAFNPIILEQFIPVFNKKAKELIDMLRCEVGKPEEFDLWPAVSSVALSLICQTTLGYDLKISKSHDAHSPEMEFARALEEASVHDSMRIYKPWLHPDVIFNLVTYMNGFDQIYMKLKQLPNLVIRRKKEEFIEKRQKLIKEVKTDEDELGAKKKIKVFVDILLEMSAEGANFTDQDITDHVITMMVGGTETSAITNCFCTLMLAMYPELQDKAYAEQVSIFGESDRDCTMEDLGRMTYLEQCLKETLRMFPPGPIFIREAADDIPIRNYVLPKGTSVLISPMKTHKLPHLYKNPHEFNPENFSEESVRNRHRYSFIPFSGGPRGCIGSKYAMLSMKTVMSTFLRNFRAETTCKLSDISLKIDLLARSKNGYPVKIYPRTLPKNAAA; this is encoded by the exons atgttctTGCTGTCACCCCTGCTGTTATTCACGCTCATGATAGTTCTCACGAGCCATTTGATAATCGCAACATGGAAGAAAAGGCATCTCTTCAAGTTTTCGTTCCAGCTTCCAGGACCGCCAGCTTTGCCTATCGTAGGAAATGGACTGGAGTTTATTGGAACTCCTGATG AGGTTTTTAAGAATATCGAGAAAAATATGGACTCGTTTCCTTCCCCTTTCCGATTCTGGGTGGGCTCAAAATTGTTCGTTATAATCGCTGAACCAGAGGATTTGCAG ATCGTACTTAATAACAGTAGATCATTGCAAAAAGACGAAATGTACAAGTTCTTCAAAAACACGGTCGGCGAGGGTTTGTTCTCTGCTCCAG TTGATAAGTGGAGAAGACACCGGAGAATATTGAATCCAGCATTCAATCCGATTATTTTGGAGCAGTTCATTCCCGTTTTTAACAAGAAAGCCAAGGAGTTAATCGATATGCTACGGTGCGAAGTTGGTAAACCTGAAGAATTTGATCTGTGGCCTGCTGTCAGCAGCGTAGCTCTCAGTTTAATCTGTC AAACAACTCTAGGCTATGATTTGAAAATCAGTAAATCGCACGATGCTCATAGTCCTGAAATGGAATTCGCCCGAGCTCTCGAAGA AGCTTCAGTGCATGACTCAATGAGAATCTACAAACCTTGGCTACATCCTGACGTCATTTTCAACTTAGTGACTTACATGAACGGATTTGATCAAATCTACATGAAGCTCAAACAACTTCCAAATCTT GTAATCAGACGCAAAAAGGAGGAGTTTAttgaaaaaaggcaaaaactCATAAAAGAAGTTAAGACGGACGAGGACGAATTGGGAG CAAAGAAAAAGATCAAGGTATTCGTAGACATATTACTGGAGATGTCTGCAGAAGGAGCTAACTTTACGGACCAAGACATAACAGATCATGTGATAACCATGATGGTCGGG ggCACCGAAACCAGTGCAATCACGAACTGCTTCTGCACCTTAATGCTAGCCATGTATCCGGAACTTCAG GACAAGGCGTACGCGGAACAAGTGAGCATATTTGGTGAAAGTGACAGAGACTGCACCATGGAAGATCTAGGTAGAATGACATACCTGGAGCAATGTTTAAAGGAAACATTAAGAATGTTCCCTCCTGGACCCATCTTCATTCGAGAGGCAGCTGATGATATTCCTATCC GAAATTACGTGCTCCCCAAAGGAACCTCAGTCTTAATTTCCCCGATGAAAACGCATAAACTGCCTCATTTATACAAAAATCCGCATGAATTCAATCCCGAAAACTTCTCAGAGGAGAGTGTCAGAAATCGCCATCGGTACAGTTTTATACCTTTCAGTGGAGGACCTCGAGGATGCATTG gaTCTAAATATGCCATGCTGTCGATGAAAACTGTCATGTCAACATTCCTCAGGAATTTCAGAGCCGAAACAACGTGTAAATTATCTGATATATCCTTGAAAATAGACTTGCTGGCCCGAAGTAAAAATGGATATCCGGTCAAAATATACCCAAGAACTTTACCGAAGAATGCAGCAGCGTAA
- the LOC109032534 gene encoding facilitated trehalose transporter Tret1 isoform X1 yields the protein MSRFINRGVARQLAVAFTAGGSCFIIGALMGWPAPTLKKLRAADTPIRLSVLEESWVVNALYLTTMVSPFMCGALMNSFGRKITLLGLTVFPTLSWILVFFSRSGAMLIAARFLAGFWVGGCSTVVPIYVAEIAEPAVRGIVGTFAVVSTMLGIISAYVIGPCVSVYTMAAVNVVTPVLFFALFSLCPESPYFFVMRDQHVAAAAALTWLRARDSVTSELAAIQGSVERDAQTRQGCFRKLFSLVSVSANRKAFVTVEFLMVLQRMSGFSCLMAYSSVILPSKVGPFTSDNCTLIMGIVWLGSALICSVLVDRVGRKPLLYFSSIGIFVSMLPTSLWYYLDRETSTDVSGANWVPLTGVLIFGLTFTMGLGAIPSIYQGEMFSSSLKGIGSALTVGVCAGSSALSVSVFAVLVKFVGLYAPFLLFAAVGPATFLFVYYFVMETKGKSLQAIQDELRGEELDR from the exons ATGTCTAGATTTATAAATCGTGGGGTAGCTAGACAGCTTGCTGTGGCATTTACAG CCGGCGGCTCCTGTTTCATAATCGGCGCGCTGATGGGCTGGCCGGCGCCGACACTCAAAAAACTGCGAGCCGCGGACACGCCGATCCGGTTGTCCGTCTTGGAGGAGTCCTGGGTGGTAAACGCCCTCTACTTGACCACCATGGTGAGCCCGTTCATGTGCGGCGCCCTCATGAACTCCTTCGGCcggaaaatcaccctcctcGGGCTCACGGTTTTCCCGACCCTCTCCTGGATCCTCGTCTTCTTCAGCCGGTCGGGCGCCATGCTCATCGCGGCTCGCTTCCTCGCCGGATTCTGGGTTGGCGGCTGCTCTACTGTCGTCCCTATCTACGTCGCTGAGATCGCCGAACCGGCGGTCCGTGGCATTGTCGGAACTTTTGCCGTG GTAAGCACGATGCTGGGCATCATATCCGCCTACGTCATCGGTCCCTGCGTCTCCGTGTACACGATGGCCGCCGTCAACGTCGTCACTCCGGTGCTCTTCTTCGCTCTCTTCTCCCTCTGCCCGGAGTCGCCGTATTTCTTCGTCATGCGGGACCAGCACGTGGCCGCTGCCGCCGCCTTGACGTGGCTCCGGGCCAGGGACTCCGTCACGTCGGAACTGGCCGCCATCCAGGGCTCCGTTGAGAGGGACGCGCAGACCCGGCAGGGATGCTTCCGCAAGCTCTTCAGCCTCGTCTCCGTTTCCGCCAATCGCAAGGCTTTCGTCACCGTTGAGTTCTTGATGGTGTTGCAGAG AATGTCCGGCTTCAGCTGCCTGATGGCCTACTCCTCCGTCATCCTCCCCTCCAAAGTGGGCCCCTTCACATCAGACAACTGCACCCTGATCATGGGGATCGTTTGGCTGGGCTCAGCCCTGATCTGCTCCGTCCTCGTCGACAGGGTCGGCCGCAAGCCTCTCCTATACTTCTCCAGCATCGGGATATTCGTATCGATGCTCCCCACATCCCTGTGGTACTATCTCGACCGAGAGACCTCGACGGACGTCTCAGGGGCGAACTGGGTCCCTTTGACGGGCGTCCTGATCTTCGGCCTCACTTTCACGATGGGACTCGGCGCCATCCCTTCGATTTACCAGGGGGAGATGTTCTCCAGTAGCCTCAAAGGGATAGGCTCTGCCTTGACGGTGGGCGTCTGTGCTGGATCCTCGGCGTTGAGTGTTTCCGTGTTCGCGGTTTTGGTGAAATTCGTCGGGCTGTACGCGCCGTTTCTCCTTTTCGCCGCCGTTGGCCCGGCTACGTTTTTATTCGTGTACTATTTTGTGATGGAAACGAAGGGAAAATCTTTACAGGCGATTCAGGATGAACTGAGGGGTGAAGAATTGGATCGATGA